One Lucilia cuprina isolate Lc7/37 chromosome 4, ASM2204524v1, whole genome shotgun sequence DNA segment encodes these proteins:
- the LOC111676078 gene encoding N-terminal kinase-like protein isoform X2 produces MMWSFFSRDSSKDFPYDIGEPVVGFEAHSIWTLHKAKRKGTLEEVSVFVFDLRSASDAKCDLAKASLKRLKTLRHPSILQFLDSLETDKMLYVATELVEPLGTHIQKLSTEGPQKDLYLAWGIFQITRALSFLNNDGSLRHNNVSVWSVFVNSSGEWKLGSLEYVSPADGNPLPPIKVPPSLEVYDPPEKNDQSKLKAATKCSADMWGLGCLVWESFNGPLRSRGSLKDIDNIPKSLQSLYCELVGASPSNRPNPADIITRCRKPGGFFKNDLVDTLLFLEEIQIKDKAEKNRFFSGLTLHLDNFPDNVCKHKILPQLITAYEYGDAGSAVLAPMFKLGKLLDEAEYQKRIVPCVVKLFASTDRVTRSRLLQQLELFIAHLQPPVVNEQIFPQVAHGFLDTNATIREQTVKSIIHLAPKLNYNNLNVEVLRHFARLQARDDQGGIRTNTTVCLGKIAPHLHPQVRQRVLVSAFIRAMRDPFPPARVAGVLALAATQQYFLLNEVANRVLPALCSLTIDPEKSVRDPAFKTIRGFLGKLEKVSEDPSLRETMEADVHTATPSIGNAAATWAGWAVTAVTSKFYRSQSDSSRPRPPLTGRNLSKPASLEQPSSSSLSTTTSSVTSMTSLEHESNDTSASASDYGNNDWDNENWGEMDDPSSPMAGSPNNGPLNASATLAEVRDGWDNEEWGSLEEDPGEEEAQEQEQQQLQQLRQSPLRPHQQQLQQHQLNELIEPLAKLNSHNTSPSKQPLTQLLSTSTTATTLSTNLRPNDLSTNLSSLSNTINTTTPSPFLNCNNVSPPQMKSPQHINNSTNNANWNSDSWADGEFEPIDEPMTGNSKLDEARRKREEKKLQRQRELEARRAQRNSGPMKLGAKKL; encoded by the exons ATGATGTGGTCGTTCTTCTCGCGCGACTCTTCCAAGGATTTTCCTTATGATATAGGCGAACCAGTGGTGGGGTTTGAGGCACATTCCATATGGACACTACATAAGGCCAAACGTAAGGGGACGCTGGAAGAAGTATCGGTCTTTGTGTTTGATTTGCGTAGTGCTTCTGATGCCAAATGCGACTTGGCGAAGGCGTCATTAAAGAGATTGAAGACCCTTAGACATCCTagtatattacaatttttagaTTCATTAGAAACGGATAAAATGCTGTATGTTGCCACGGAGCTGGTTGAACCCTTGggaacacacatacaaaaactATCCACAGAGGGTCCTCAAAAGGACTTGTATTTGGCTTGGGGCATATTTCAAATAACG AGAGCCTTATCATTTCTAAATAATGATGGCAGCCTGAGACACAATAACGTTTCCGTTTGGTCAGTGTTTGTTAATTCCTCAGGAGAATGGAAATTGGGTAGCTTAGAATATGTCTCGCCTGCCGATGGTAATCCCTTGCCACCTATTAAAGTGCCACCCTCTTTGGAGGTATATGATCCACCAGAGAAAAATGATCAATCTAAATTAAAAGCAGCAACTAAAtg ctCGGCTGATATGTGGGGTCTGGGCTGTTTGGTATGGGAGTCCTTCAATGGGCCTTTACGTTCTCGCGGCAGTCTTAAAGATATCGATAATATACCTAAATCTCTGCAGTCTTTATACTGTGAATTAGTGGGTGCTTCTCCCTCTAATCGTCCCAATCCCGCTGATATTATAACAAGATGTCGAAAACCTGGTGGTTTCTTCAAAAATGATTTAGTGGACACGTTATTATTTTTGGAAGAGATACAAATAAAAGATAAGGCGGAAAAGAATCGTTTCTTTTCGGGTCTTACATTGCATTTGGACAATTTCCCCGATAATGTGTGCAA acacAAAATTTTACCCCAACTGATAACAGCGTATGAATATGGTGATGCTGGTTCAGCTGTATTAGCGCCTATGTTTAAG ttgggAAAACTTTTAGATGAAGCCGAATATCAAAAACGTATTGTACCCTGTGTCGTTAAATTATTTGCCTCTACAGATCGTGTAACACGGTCGCGTCTTTTGCAACAATTAGAATTATTTATTGCCCATTTACAGCCACCAGTGGTGAATGAACAGATATTTCCACAAGTGGCGCATGGATTTTTAGATACGAATGCCACCATTAGAGAGCAAACAGTAAAA tCAATTATACATTTGGCtcctaaattaaattataataatttaaatgttgaaGTATTACGCCATTTTGCCCGTCTTCAAGCACGTGATGACCAGGGTGGCATTAGAACGAATACCACAGTGTGTTTGGGTAAAATAGCACCACATTTGCATCCGCAG GTACGACAACGTGTTTTGGTATCGGCTTTTATAAGAGCCATGCGAGATCCTTTTCCACCAGCTCGTGTTGCGGGTGTTTTGGCCTTAGCAGCTACTCAACAATACTTCTTATTAAA TGAAGTAGCAAATCGTGTCTTACCTGCATTGTGTTCGCTTACTATAGATCCTGAAAAGTCAGTACGCGATCCAGCCTTTAAAACTATACGTGGTTTTCTAGGAAAACTAGAAAAAGTTTCTGAAGATCCTAGTCTAAGAGAAACTATgg AAGCAGATGTTCATACCGCCACACCCTCGATTGGCAATGCAGCTGCCACTTGGGCGGGATGGGCTGTAACAGCCGTCACCTCGAAATTCTATCGCAGTCAAAGTGATTCCTCTCGACCCCGACCTCCTCTAACCGGACGTAATTTATCAAAACCGGCTTCattag AACAACCTTCTAGCAGTAGTTTATCAACGACCACCTCATCTGTAACGTCCATGACTTCATTGGAACATGAAAGTAATGATACATCAGCCTCTGCTTCAGATTATGGCAATAATGATTGGGACAATGAAAATTGGGGTGAAATGGAT GATCCCAGTTCACCTATGGCAGGTTCACCTAATAATGGCCCACTAAATGCCTCTGCCACTTTAGCTGAAGTAAGAGATGGTTGGGATAATGAGGAGTGGGGTAGTCTGGAAGAAGATCCG gGCGAGGAAGAAGCTCAAGAGcaggaacaacaacaactacaacaattacGACAATCACCTTTAAGACCGCATCAACAGCAATTACAACAACACCAATTAAATGAACTTATCGAACCCTTGGCCAAGCTCAATTCACATAATACATCACCCTCGAAACAACCACTCACACAATTATTATCAACCTCAACGACGGCAACCACTTTATCAACAAATTTAAGACCAAATGatttatcaacaaatttatCTTCGCTCAGCAATACTATCAATACAACAACACCATCACCATTCCTCAATTGTAACAATGTTAGTCCTCCACAAATGAAATCACCGCAACATATTAATAATTCAACGAATAATGCTAATTGGAATAGTGATTCATGGGCTGATGGTGAATTTGAACCCATAGATGAACCAATGACGG GTAATTCAAAACTAGATGAAGCACGACGAAAACGTGAAGAAAAGAAATTACAACGTCAAAGGGAATTAGAAGCACGACGTGCTCAACGTAATAGTGGTCCAATGAAATTGGGCgccaaaaagctttaa
- the LOC111676078 gene encoding N-terminal kinase-like protein isoform X1: MMWSFFSRDSSKDFPYDIGEPVVGFEAHSIWTLHKAKRKGTLEEVSVFVFDLRSASDAKCDLAKASLKRLKTLRHPSILQFLDSLETDKMLYVATELVEPLGTHIQKLSTEGPQKDLYLAWGIFQITRALSFLNNDGSLRHNNVSVWSVFVNSSGEWKLGSLEYVSPADGNPLPPIKVPPSLEVYDPPEKNDQSKLKAATKCSADMWGLGCLVWESFNGPLRSRGSLKDIDNIPKSLQSLYCELVGASPSNRPNPADIITRCRKPGGFFKNDLVDTLLFLEEIQIKDKAEKNRFFSGLTLHLDNFPDNVCKHKILPQLITAYEYGDAGSAVLAPMFKLGKLLDEAEYQKRIVPCVVKLFASTDRVTRSRLLQQLELFIAHLQPPVVNEQIFPQVAHGFLDTNATIREQTVKSIIHLAPKLNYNNLNVEVLRHFARLQARDDQGGIRTNTTVCLGKIAPHLHPQVRQRVLVSAFIRAMRDPFPPARVAGVLALAATQQYFLLNEVANRVLPALCSLTIDPEKSVRDPAFKTIRGFLGKLEKVSEDPSLRETMEADVHTATPSIGNAAATWAGWAVTAVTSKFYRSQSDSSRPRPPLTGRNLSKPASLEQPSSSSLSTTTSSVTSMTSLEHESNDTSASASDYGNNDWDNENWGEMDTSQDPSSPMAGSPNNGPLNASATLAEVRDGWDNEEWGSLEEDPGEEEAQEQEQQQLQQLRQSPLRPHQQQLQQHQLNELIEPLAKLNSHNTSPSKQPLTQLLSTSTTATTLSTNLRPNDLSTNLSSLSNTINTTTPSPFLNCNNVSPPQMKSPQHINNSTNNANWNSDSWADGEFEPIDEPMTGNSKLDEARRKREEKKLQRQRELEARRAQRNSGPMKLGAKKL; this comes from the exons ATGATGTGGTCGTTCTTCTCGCGCGACTCTTCCAAGGATTTTCCTTATGATATAGGCGAACCAGTGGTGGGGTTTGAGGCACATTCCATATGGACACTACATAAGGCCAAACGTAAGGGGACGCTGGAAGAAGTATCGGTCTTTGTGTTTGATTTGCGTAGTGCTTCTGATGCCAAATGCGACTTGGCGAAGGCGTCATTAAAGAGATTGAAGACCCTTAGACATCCTagtatattacaatttttagaTTCATTAGAAACGGATAAAATGCTGTATGTTGCCACGGAGCTGGTTGAACCCTTGggaacacacatacaaaaactATCCACAGAGGGTCCTCAAAAGGACTTGTATTTGGCTTGGGGCATATTTCAAATAACG AGAGCCTTATCATTTCTAAATAATGATGGCAGCCTGAGACACAATAACGTTTCCGTTTGGTCAGTGTTTGTTAATTCCTCAGGAGAATGGAAATTGGGTAGCTTAGAATATGTCTCGCCTGCCGATGGTAATCCCTTGCCACCTATTAAAGTGCCACCCTCTTTGGAGGTATATGATCCACCAGAGAAAAATGATCAATCTAAATTAAAAGCAGCAACTAAAtg ctCGGCTGATATGTGGGGTCTGGGCTGTTTGGTATGGGAGTCCTTCAATGGGCCTTTACGTTCTCGCGGCAGTCTTAAAGATATCGATAATATACCTAAATCTCTGCAGTCTTTATACTGTGAATTAGTGGGTGCTTCTCCCTCTAATCGTCCCAATCCCGCTGATATTATAACAAGATGTCGAAAACCTGGTGGTTTCTTCAAAAATGATTTAGTGGACACGTTATTATTTTTGGAAGAGATACAAATAAAAGATAAGGCGGAAAAGAATCGTTTCTTTTCGGGTCTTACATTGCATTTGGACAATTTCCCCGATAATGTGTGCAA acacAAAATTTTACCCCAACTGATAACAGCGTATGAATATGGTGATGCTGGTTCAGCTGTATTAGCGCCTATGTTTAAG ttgggAAAACTTTTAGATGAAGCCGAATATCAAAAACGTATTGTACCCTGTGTCGTTAAATTATTTGCCTCTACAGATCGTGTAACACGGTCGCGTCTTTTGCAACAATTAGAATTATTTATTGCCCATTTACAGCCACCAGTGGTGAATGAACAGATATTTCCACAAGTGGCGCATGGATTTTTAGATACGAATGCCACCATTAGAGAGCAAACAGTAAAA tCAATTATACATTTGGCtcctaaattaaattataataatttaaatgttgaaGTATTACGCCATTTTGCCCGTCTTCAAGCACGTGATGACCAGGGTGGCATTAGAACGAATACCACAGTGTGTTTGGGTAAAATAGCACCACATTTGCATCCGCAG GTACGACAACGTGTTTTGGTATCGGCTTTTATAAGAGCCATGCGAGATCCTTTTCCACCAGCTCGTGTTGCGGGTGTTTTGGCCTTAGCAGCTACTCAACAATACTTCTTATTAAA TGAAGTAGCAAATCGTGTCTTACCTGCATTGTGTTCGCTTACTATAGATCCTGAAAAGTCAGTACGCGATCCAGCCTTTAAAACTATACGTGGTTTTCTAGGAAAACTAGAAAAAGTTTCTGAAGATCCTAGTCTAAGAGAAACTATgg AAGCAGATGTTCATACCGCCACACCCTCGATTGGCAATGCAGCTGCCACTTGGGCGGGATGGGCTGTAACAGCCGTCACCTCGAAATTCTATCGCAGTCAAAGTGATTCCTCTCGACCCCGACCTCCTCTAACCGGACGTAATTTATCAAAACCGGCTTCattag AACAACCTTCTAGCAGTAGTTTATCAACGACCACCTCATCTGTAACGTCCATGACTTCATTGGAACATGAAAGTAATGATACATCAGCCTCTGCTTCAGATTATGGCAATAATGATTGGGACAATGAAAATTGGGGTGAAATGGAT ACATCACAGGATCCCAGTTCACCTATGGCAGGTTCACCTAATAATGGCCCACTAAATGCCTCTGCCACTTTAGCTGAAGTAAGAGATGGTTGGGATAATGAGGAGTGGGGTAGTCTGGAAGAAGATCCG gGCGAGGAAGAAGCTCAAGAGcaggaacaacaacaactacaacaattacGACAATCACCTTTAAGACCGCATCAACAGCAATTACAACAACACCAATTAAATGAACTTATCGAACCCTTGGCCAAGCTCAATTCACATAATACATCACCCTCGAAACAACCACTCACACAATTATTATCAACCTCAACGACGGCAACCACTTTATCAACAAATTTAAGACCAAATGatttatcaacaaatttatCTTCGCTCAGCAATACTATCAATACAACAACACCATCACCATTCCTCAATTGTAACAATGTTAGTCCTCCACAAATGAAATCACCGCAACATATTAATAATTCAACGAATAATGCTAATTGGAATAGTGATTCATGGGCTGATGGTGAATTTGAACCCATAGATGAACCAATGACGG GTAATTCAAAACTAGATGAAGCACGACGAAAACGTGAAGAAAAGAAATTACAACGTCAAAGGGAATTAGAAGCACGACGTGCTCAACGTAATAGTGGTCCAATGAAATTGGGCgccaaaaagctttaa